From Streptomyces sp. NBC_00775, one genomic window encodes:
- a CDS encoding amino acid ABC transporter ATP-binding protein, with protein MAVDPLIELHDVNKYFGALHVLQNINLTVGKGEVVVVIGPSGSGKSTLCRAINRLETIESGTIKLDGRPLPEEGKSLAKLRAEVGMVFQSFNLFAHKTVLQNVSLAQIKVRGRKKEEADKRSRELLDRVGLASQAPKYPAQLSGGQQQRVAIARALAMDPKALLFDEPTSALDPEMINEVLEVMQQLARDGMTMVVVTHEMGFARSAANRVVFMADGRIVEDRTPEEFFTNPRSDRAKDFLSKILKH; from the coding sequence ATGGCTGTCGATCCGTTGATCGAGCTGCACGACGTGAACAAGTACTTCGGGGCGCTGCATGTCCTGCAGAACATCAACCTCACCGTCGGCAAGGGGGAGGTGGTCGTGGTCATCGGCCCGTCGGGGTCCGGCAAATCGACACTGTGCAGGGCGATCAACCGTCTGGAGACGATCGAGTCGGGGACGATCAAGCTCGACGGCCGGCCGCTCCCGGAAGAGGGAAAAAGCCTGGCCAAGCTCCGCGCCGAGGTCGGGATGGTGTTCCAGTCCTTCAATCTCTTCGCCCACAAGACGGTCCTGCAGAACGTCTCGCTCGCCCAGATCAAGGTCCGCGGCCGCAAGAAGGAGGAGGCCGACAAGCGTTCCCGTGAACTCCTGGACCGGGTGGGCCTCGCCAGCCAGGCCCCGAAGTACCCCGCGCAGCTCTCCGGCGGACAGCAGCAGCGCGTGGCCATCGCCCGCGCCCTCGCCATGGACCCCAAGGCGCTCCTCTTCGACGAGCCGACCTCGGCCCTCGACCCCGAGATGATCAACGAGGTCCTGGAAGTCATGCAGCAACTCGCCCGCGACGGCATGACCATGGTCGTCGTCACCCACGAGATGGGCTTCGCGCGCTCCGCCGCCAACCGCGTCGTCTTCATGGCCGACGGCCGCATCGTCGAGGACCGCACCCCCGAGGAGTTCTTCACCAACCCGCGCAGCGACCGTGCCAAGGACTTCCTCTCCAAGATCCTCAAGCACTGA
- a CDS encoding alpha/beta fold hydrolase — MGHGRNALRTSAVGAVSATLIATAGLGLAPAAQAATSAASIRFVDISGDGGTILKANVVTPAGADGTRDYPLIVLPTSWGLPQVEYLAQAQKLADSGYVVVSYNVRGFWQSGGEIEVAGPPDVADASKVIDWALANTPSDAQKVGMAGMSYGAGISLLAAAHDKRIKAVAALSGWADLIESIYSGRTQHAQAAALLDGAGTLTGRPSAELQQIFKDFFASDLSKEQEILAWGKKRSPETYIDQLNANGAAIMLANGWGDTIFSPNQYAKFYEKLTGPKRLEFRPGDHATAEVTGLFGLPNDVWTDTGRWFDHYLKGEDNGIDREQPVQLKPRTTGAYEGYPDWKSVGATSRKIALAGTTTIHTNVDSGADGGIIFLSSILDQLAQLPPVASIPLLPRYWAAVWQSEKYASAQQVRGTVALHTTVTPTKESGTFVAYLYDVGPLGLGKLVSNAPYTFHGRTPGKPFGVDLELNSTAYDVPAGHRLALVVDTVDPLYIEHNPSGAQLTFSSPEHDPSYVSVPLREQ, encoded by the coding sequence GTGGGACACGGTCGCAACGCCCTGCGCACGTCCGCCGTCGGTGCCGTCTCCGCGACGCTGATCGCCACCGCCGGCCTCGGTCTGGCCCCGGCCGCCCAGGCCGCCACCAGCGCGGCGAGCATCCGCTTCGTCGACATCTCCGGAGACGGCGGCACGATCCTCAAGGCCAACGTCGTCACGCCCGCGGGCGCCGACGGCACCCGCGACTACCCGCTCATCGTGCTGCCGACCAGCTGGGGCCTGCCGCAGGTCGAGTACCTCGCACAGGCCCAGAAGCTCGCCGACTCCGGCTATGTGGTGGTCAGTTACAACGTCCGCGGCTTCTGGCAGTCCGGCGGCGAGATAGAAGTGGCGGGCCCGCCGGACGTGGCCGACGCGTCCAAGGTGATCGACTGGGCGCTGGCGAACACCCCGTCCGACGCACAGAAAGTCGGCATGGCGGGGATGTCGTACGGCGCCGGCATCAGCCTGCTCGCCGCCGCGCACGACAAGCGGATCAAGGCGGTCGCCGCCCTCAGCGGCTGGGCCGACCTCATCGAGTCGATCTACTCGGGCCGCACCCAGCACGCCCAGGCGGCAGCCCTGCTGGACGGCGCCGGCACGCTCACCGGCCGCCCCAGCGCCGAACTCCAGCAGATATTCAAGGACTTCTTCGCCTCCGACCTCTCCAAGGAACAGGAGATCCTCGCCTGGGGGAAGAAACGTTCCCCCGAAACCTACATCGACCAGCTCAACGCCAACGGCGCGGCGATCATGCTGGCCAACGGCTGGGGCGACACGATCTTCTCGCCCAACCAGTACGCCAAGTTCTACGAGAAGTTGACCGGGCCCAAGAGGCTGGAGTTCCGCCCCGGCGACCATGCCACGGCCGAGGTGACGGGGCTGTTCGGGCTCCCCAACGACGTGTGGACGGACACGGGCCGCTGGTTCGACCACTATCTCAAGGGCGAGGACAACGGCATCGACCGCGAGCAGCCGGTCCAGCTCAAGCCCCGCACCACGGGCGCCTACGAGGGCTACCCGGACTGGAAGTCGGTCGGCGCGACCAGCAGGAAGATCGCCCTCGCGGGCACCACCACGATCCACACGAACGTCGACTCGGGCGCCGACGGCGGGATCATCTTCCTCTCCAGCATCCTCGACCAGCTCGCCCAACTGCCCCCGGTGGCTTCGATCCCGCTGCTGCCGCGCTACTGGGCGGCCGTCTGGCAGTCGGAGAAGTACGCGAGCGCCCAACAGGTGCGCGGCACCGTCGCGTTGCACACCACGGTCACACCCACCAAGGAGAGCGGCACCTTCGTCGCGTACCTCTACGACGTGGGCCCGCTCGGCCTCGGCAAGCTGGTCAGCAACGCGCCGTACACCTTCCACGGGCGGACGCCCGGCAAGCCGTTCGGCGTCGACCTGGAGCTGAACTCCACGGCCTACGACGTCCCGGCAGGGCATCGGCTCGCCCTGGTCGTCGACACGGTCGACCCGCTCTACATCGAGCACAACCCGTCCGGCGCGCAGCTGACCTTCTCCTCGCCGGAGCACGACCCCTCGTATGTGTCGGTGCCCCTGCGCGAGCAGTGA
- a CDS encoding DUF6278 family protein, producing the protein MNIPFLGNWRKKRGLAFGVAVFSDGESDPEGIAELLSECELLRSQAHQAGVELDDSVASLEALDQLLPRWRDDEESLPWLGNDAGLYLGTVIVRTVLGAAWEIWPNGQPVVKLTSGREIDVVAGGHAWASSGAPELSQFYAEAAEA; encoded by the coding sequence ATGAACATCCCTTTCCTGGGCAACTGGCGCAAGAAGCGCGGCCTCGCCTTCGGCGTCGCGGTGTTCTCCGACGGCGAGAGCGACCCCGAGGGCATCGCCGAACTGCTCTCCGAGTGCGAGCTGCTGCGCTCCCAGGCGCACCAGGCGGGAGTCGAACTCGACGACTCCGTAGCCTCGTTGGAAGCCCTCGACCAACTGCTCCCGCGCTGGCGCGACGACGAGGAGAGCCTGCCCTGGCTCGGCAACGACGCGGGGCTCTATCTCGGCACGGTGATCGTGCGTACGGTCCTCGGTGCGGCCTGGGAGATCTGGCCCAACGGCCAGCCCGTGGTGAAGCTGACCTCCGGCCGTGAGATCGACGTGGTCGCGGGCGGTCACGCCTGGGCGTCCAGCGGTGCGCCTGAGCTCTCCCAGTTCTACGCGGAGGCCGCCGAAGCCTAG